A region of the Candidatus Eisenbacteria bacterium genome:
CGCGACCGTGCTGTTCCTGATCGGCGGCGGGCTCGGCTGGTGGCTGAGCGTGCGTGATGCCCTGGCCACCGACCATCCGTGGCAAACGTTGTGGGCGCATCCCTGGAACCGGGCGGCTCAGGAAGCCGGCAACTTCCGCTGGAAGGACGTGGTCTTCGCCTATCTGGTGCCGCAACGGGCCGTCCTCTACGGACTGCCGGTCGGCCTGCTCTCGACCACGCTGCTGCTCGAGGGTGGGCGCGAGGGTGGCTGGAAGCCGTTCATCCTCGCAGGCATCGCGACCGGACTGCTTCCGCTCGCGCACCTCGGAACGATGCTGGCGCTCGCGCTCATCACCCCATTTCTCGTCCTGGCATTCCCGCGGCGCGAGTGGCTGGCGTACTTCGCGGTGTGGGCGGCGCTCTCTGTTCCGGTGTTCCTCATGCAGCAGGGTGGAGGCGGCGCGCTTCGCCACATCCATGGGCAGCTCGGATGGGTCGCCAAGTCCGATCCGTGGTGGTTCTTCTGGCTCAAGAATCTCGGCGCGTTCCTGCCGCTGCTCCTGTGGGCGCTCTTCGACCGCGAAGCCCTGCCTCGTGCCCATGCGCGTTTCCTGTGGGCGTTCATGCCGGTCTTCGTGATCGCGAACCTGGTCGTCTTCCAGCCGTGGGATTGGGACAACACCAAGGTCTTCCTGTACTGGTATCTGGCGGCCTGCGTGCTCGTGGCCGCGAGCCTGGTCCGGCTGGTGAGACGCCAAGGCTTCGCGGTCAGGATCGCGGTCTCTCTCGTCGTCGCCACGCTGCTCCTCTCGGGACTGCTTGCGCACCTGGACCAGGCCCTGGGTCGCGACCACCTCCTCATGCTCACCTCGCAGGAGATGAAGGTGGCCGAAGCCGTGCGTGAGCGAACCCCTCCGGATGCGCTCTTTCTCGCCGGGCTCCAGCACAACCATCCGGTGGCCATGCTGGCCGGGCGCCACGTGGTCATGAGCTATCCCGGCTGGATGTGGAGCCAGGGGATCGACGCCGCGCAGCGCGAGCGCGACGTCCGCGCGATGTACGCACTCAGTCCCCAAGGCCTCGTCAAGCTCGAGGAGCTCGACGTCGATGACATCGTGATCGGGCCGTGGGAGCGCGAGCACTTCAAGCCGGACGAGGCCGCGTTCGCCGTGCGCTTCCGCCGTATCGTGGACCTGCCGCCTTATGCCGTCTATGAGGTCAAGGCGAGGCCGTGAGCCCGGGCGAACGCGTCGTCCCGTCAGTACGCGAGCTGAATTCCTGACGAGAACATCGAATCCCACTGGCGGAAGCCCGGTGGCGGCGCGTTGCGGTAGTGATAGTTGTAGCCCAGCTTGAGCGCCAGCATCCCGCCGAGTGGAGCCACCAGAGCGGCCTTGGCATCGGTCTCGTAATCGTCGGAGTTCTTGAAATTGCTCAGATAAGCCCCGTTCGCCTCGACGTAGGCCTTCTCCCGGAAGTGGTAGCGATAGAAGGCAGCGAGACGCCCGGTGCCGAAGTCATCCTCGGCGCCCAGGGTATTGCGGCGCTGAGTGACACCGACGCCGGCTTCGAGATCGAGTTGATGAGGCTGAGGGGTCACCGCGTGGTACACGAGCCCAACGCCCTCGTCGAACTGGCGCGCGATCGCGGCGAAGGTGTTGCGGCGCCACGAGCCCAGGGCGTAGGCGCCGATTCGCTCCGCGAGCTTGTAATCGGCTCGCAGCTCCAGCCTGTACGCGCCGGTGTTCTCGACCCCCTGGTCGGTGCCCCACACCGCGGCGCCCATCTGCGTGAACAGCCAGCGACCCGTCGTGTACTCGATCTTGTCGCTGCTGTTCAGGGTCTTGACGTCGGAATTGCCGGCGGTGCTGACGTAGCCAAAGTCCGCCGTGGCCTTGAGAGGCTTGGCCGGCGGCTCGTCGGCCGCAGCGGCCGGGCGCGGCGAGGGGAAACAGGCGATGGCGACGAGCAGCAGAATGCGAGCGCTGGGTGGCGATGGAATGCGTGGCATGGATTCACCTCGGGGGCGGACTGCAGCGAGAAAGGAAGGACTGCAGCGAGAATATACCTGTCGTCACCGCCAGGTCGGCATCCAGAGCCGCCACTGGAACTCCTGTGGTGTGAGCGGCACGCAGGCCCAGACCGGGTAGAAGAACACGAACGCCACGATGAGCACAAAGGCGTAGGCCCAGGGGAGCCAGCGCAGTGCGCGCGGGCCTTCCGTCATGCGGTTCAGCGCGAGCGCGAGTGCGAGGCAGCCGAAAGGCACGACGGGAAGGAAGTGGTAGGCGAAGCTGATGCGTGACACCAGCGCCCAGGGCAGCCACTGACCGAAGAAGCCGATCCCGGCCGTCAGCCACGCGGGATCGTGGCGCCGCGCCCACCACGCCGTCGCCCATACCATGGCCGGCAGCAGGACCCAGTGGAGGATGGGGTTCGCCAGCGCGTAGACATGGGCGACGGCGTTCTCGTAGCGCGTGACGTGATACCAGACCGGCCGCTGGACCAGAGGCCAGCTCCACCAGCGCGATTGGTAGGCGTGCGTTGCGGTGAGCTTCGAGTGATAGCTGAAGATCTGGCGCTGGAGCTCGACGAAATCCTCGAGCCCGTGACCGACCATGAAGAACGGCACGTAGGCGAGCAGGTAGATCAGCCCGGGCACGACCATGAGCCCCAGCGCGACCCACCCGAGGTGGCGCGCCACGGCGCCCGCACCACCCGCTTCGGCACGGCGTCCGAGCCAGAAGGCGCGCGCCACCGCGATCAGTCCGATCACGCCCGAGGCGTACGCCGCGTTCCACTTGGTGGCGATCGCCAGCCCCAGGAACACGCCGACCCATGGCAAGCGCCGGCCGGCGCGTTCGGGAGCGGCAGTCCAGTAGCGATGGAATTGCAGCAGCGCCGCCATCATGAAGACCACGCCGAATACGTCCAGCATGCCGGTTCGCGCCTGCACGAAGTAGAGGCCGTCCATCGACAGGAGAAAGGCCGCGAGCGCCGCGATCGCGACCCGGCCGGTGAGCGCCAGCCCCAGCTGGTACGCGAGGGCGAGGCCGATGGCGCCGAACACCACGCTCATGAAGCGCCATCCGAACGAGTGGTCTCCCCAGATCCGGATCCCGATCGAGATCAGGTGAACGCCGAGCGGCGGATGGTTCCACATGTAAGCCACGTTCTTCTGGGGCGACTTCGTGTACCAGACGTAGGCGTCCTTGTTTCCCGCCGCGTACTGGCCCGCGGTATAGGCGTGGTAGACCTCGTCGAAGATGTACTTCTGAGGCACGGCGAGCCGCGGCGCGTAGAGCGCCAGCCCGCCCGCGAAGAAGAGAGCCGGAAGGATCTCGATGATTCGCTTCACCGAGCGACCGGAGCGAAGACCCAGCGGCGGGCGCCGCGCTTGAGACGAACCAGCGACCGGAACATCCGCCAGCCGTTCCTGGCAAGACCGACCGGCGAGGCCAGCGTCGAGGAGCCCGGCACCGCCGTCCACACCGACGGGACTTCCACGATGCGCGCTCCGGCGCGGTGCAGGATCAGCAGCAACTCCACGTCGAACGCCAGGTCGGTCACGGTGGACGTGGCGAGGTAGGCAGGCAGGAAGCGGCGCTGGAAGACCTTGGCGCCGCACTGCGTGTCGGCGAAGGGCAATCCGAACATGGCCTGCACGAGGCCGGCGAACATGCGGCTCGCCAGGGTCCTGAGCCAGGTCCGGCCATAGACCTTCGCTCCCGGCGCCCACCGCGATGCGATGGCTCCGTCGGCATCCGACGTGGCTTCGACCAGTCTCATGAACTCGGCGGGCGGGGTGGCGAGGTCGGCGTCGGCGAATCCCACGAGCGCTCCGGTCGATCGCGCGAACCCGGCGCGCACGGCTCCTCCCTTGCCGATCTTCTCGGGGATCTCGATCACCTGGATCGAGGCGTGATCCATGGCGACGCGCCGCGCAACGTCGGCGGTGTGATCGGTGGAGCCGTTGACGACCACGATCAGCTCGTCTTCGGCCTGGAGCGCGCTCGCGTACGCCCGCAACATGGGCTCGAGCCGCTCTTCTTCGTTGTACGCCGGAATGACGACCGAGAGGCGCATGACGGGATGAGTCTAGGAGCGGAGGGGCCGGCTCCCAAACGGCCGGCACCCTCCGGTTTTCGGCACGACGAGAGCCGCTCTAGAGGTCGTCGACGGTCAGCTTGACGTCCGCGTCCTTCCATACGCGCTGGAACTCCTGGTCGACCGAAGCGGACGCCCAGGTCTTGCCCTGGGCGCGCAGCGACTGCGCGAGGCCGAAGAGCGAGCGGCCGTTGCGAAAGTTGCGATCGAGATCGGCGCGGAAGGCCTTCTCCGCTTCGACCGGCTTGCCGCTGCGCAGCAGAAAACCGCCCAGCGACTCCCGAGCGTGCAGGTACCAGTCCGGGGGCTCGTCGTAGGCGAGCTGGTCTTCCGCCGCCACGGCGCGGTTCAGGGCTTCGAGCGCCTTGGCGTCCTGTTTCGCGCTCTCGGCGATCCGGGCATCGAGCAGGGCGGCGGCGATGCCGAGGATGGACTTGCCGGGGTTGAATCCGACCATCGCCTCGGCGGGCAGCGCTCCGATCTGCGTCTCGAGCGCCCGGCGCTCTTCCGCCGCCCGGGCCGCGTCGCCCTTGGCGGCGTAGGCCATGCCGCGACCGAACCGCCAGACGCCGCGGGTGATCGGCATCGTCTCGCCCGGGTCGCTGACCTTCAGCACATCCTCCCAGCGGCGAAAGCGCACCTGGACCAGGAGCGGCGTGGGGGTGAAGAGCTCGAGCATCGGCATCTCCTTCACCGCCGGCGAGGCATGGTCGTAGACATCCGTGGCCGAGCGCAGGGCGCCCTTGTAGTTTCCTCGAGCGGCGTTGGAGTAGGCCGCGAAGTGCATGTTGTGATTGAAGTACATCGCCGGGTAGATGCCTTCCACCTTGTGCTTGGTGATGTAATCGCGATCCACCTCGGCCGCCTGCTCGTTGAGCTTCGCCGAGGCTTCGTGATCTCCCACGCGCGCGTAGATGTGGGTGGGCATGTGGACCAGGTGGCCGGCGCCGGGGGCCGCCCCCTCCAGCCGCCGGGCGGCGCCGAGCGCCAGCTCGGGATGGGGCGACGCCTCGACGGCGTGGATCAGCAGGTGATTGGCGCCGATGTGGTCGGGATTCCGTCGCAGCACCGATTGCAGCACCTCGACGATCTCGACCGTGCCTTCGTTGGGCTTGCCGTCGGGCATCCAGTACTGCCAGGGGCGCAGGTCCATCGCCGCCTCGGCGTAGAGCGTGG
Encoded here:
- a CDS encoding DUF481 domain-containing protein, whose product is MPRIPSPPSARILLLVAIACFPSPRPAAAADEPPAKPLKATADFGYVSTAGNSDVKTLNSSDKIEYTTGRWLFTQMGAAVWGTDQGVENTGAYRLELRADYKLAERIGAYALGSWRRNTFAAIARQFDEGVGLVYHAVTPQPHQLDLEAGVGVTQRRNTLGAEDDFGTGRLAAFYRYHFREKAYVEANGAYLSNFKNSDDYETDAKAALVAPLGGMLALKLGYNYHYRNAPPPGFRQWDSMFSSGIQLAY
- a CDS encoding phospholipid carrier-dependent glycosyltransferase; protein product: MKRIIEILPALFFAGGLALYAPRLAVPQKYIFDEVYHAYTAGQYAAGNKDAYVWYTKSPQKNVAYMWNHPPLGVHLISIGIRIWGDHSFGWRFMSVVFGAIGLALAYQLGLALTGRVAIAALAAFLLSMDGLYFVQARTGMLDVFGVVFMMAALLQFHRYWTAAPERAGRRLPWVGVFLGLAIATKWNAAYASGVIGLIAVARAFWLGRRAEAGGAGAVARHLGWVALGLMVVPGLIYLLAYVPFFMVGHGLEDFVELQRQIFSYHSKLTATHAYQSRWWSWPLVQRPVWYHVTRYENAVAHVYALANPILHWVLLPAMVWATAWWARRHDPAWLTAGIGFFGQWLPWALVSRISFAYHFLPVVPFGCLALALALNRMTEGPRALRWLPWAYAFVLIVAFVFFYPVWACVPLTPQEFQWRLWMPTWR
- a CDS encoding dolichyl-phosphate beta-glucosyltransferase, whose amino-acid sequence is MRLSVVIPAYNEEERLEPMLRAYASALQAEDELIVVVNGSTDHTADVARRVAMDHASIQVIEIPEKIGKGGAVRAGFARSTGALVGFADADLATPPAEFMRLVEATSDADGAIASRWAPGAKVYGRTWLRTLASRMFAGLVQAMFGLPFADTQCGAKVFQRRFLPAYLATSTVTDLAFDVELLLILHRAGARIVEVPSVWTAVPGSSTLASPVGLARNGWRMFRSLVRLKRGARRWVFAPVAR